In the Setaria italica strain Yugu1 chromosome VI, Setaria_italica_v2.0, whole genome shotgun sequence genome, one interval contains:
- the LOC101761804 gene encoding putative FBD-associated F-box protein At5g22720 isoform X1, with protein sequence MASCAPFPNLDRTSAADLRDTEHLLSYICSCVPDPPVSTTARLVARRGAAASKDGVDRISGLSDALLRDIVSRLPFKDAARTSVLATRWRRVWLAAPLAVADAHLLDHWPPAPADAPAVTAAVSGALAAHPGPFRCAHLVSTRMDAYQPQLKRWLRILAAKGVQELVLVNRPGPREVPLPDTLFRIANLTCLYIGFWKFPHASHLQGASFPNLRELGICSVVVKDGDIDSLVARSPLLEILNIQGSMKGLCLVGQSLRCVQICASMVESITLVSTPCLERLILWEVRASPNPASGLRTRIKIGTAPKLCVLGYLDPTQHLLEIGGTSIMPGIAPSASTILTSVKCLSLKVCFGANDAMKVPAFLKCFPNVEALHIMHLQSAKCDEPADKLNLKFWQEVGPIRSVVLCVKVMTICEFRGGQHELAFLQFIYQNARVLNFSAIVSANVRVTGISANQIFSIVQNMDSSRWARNFNLAILGSKGPEGGRPWKFQRGANFSNDDPFAPVKS encoded by the exons atggccagCTGCGCGCCATTCCCCAACCTGGACCGCACGTCGGCGGCCGACCTGCGGGACACGGAGCACCTCCTGTCGTACATCTGCAGCTGCGTCCCCGACCCGCCCgtctccaccaccgcccgcctcgtcgcccgccgcggcgccgccgcctccaaggACGGCGTCGACCGCATCAGCGGCCTCTCCGACGCGCTCCTCCGCGACATCGTCTCCCGCCTCCCCTTCAAGGACGCCGCGCGCACCTCCGTGCTCGCCACGCGCTGGCGCCGGGTCTGGCTCGCGGCGCCGCTAGCCGTCGCCGACGCCCACCTCCTGGACCACTGGCCCCCGGCGCCCGCCGACGCgcccgccgtcaccgccgccgtgtCGGGCGCCCTCGCCGCGCACCCGGGCCCCTTCCGCTGCGCCCACCTCGTCTCCACCCGCATGGACGCGTACCAGCCCCAGCTCAAGCGCTGGCTCCGCATCCTCGCCGCCAAGGGCGTCCAGGAGCTCGTCCTCGTCAACCGCCCCGGCCCGCGGGAGGTGCCCCTCCCCGACACGCTCTTCCGGATCGCCAACCTCACCTGCCTCTACATTGGCTTCTGGAAGTTCCCGCACGCGTCGCACCTCCAAGGCGCCTCCTTCCCCAACCTCCGCGAGCTCGGCATCTGCAGCGTCGTCGTCAAGGACGGGGACATCGACTCCCTCGTCGCCAGGAGCCCCCTCCTGGAGATCCTCAACATCCAAGGAAGCATGAAGGGGTTGTGTCTCGTCGGCCAGAGCCTCCGGTGCGTGCAGATCTGCGCTTCCATGGTGGAGAGCATCACCTTGGTGAGCACCCCGTGTCTCGAGCGGCTTATCCTGTGGGAAGTCCGGGCATCTCCCAACCCAGCCAGTGGCTTGCGCACCAGGATCAAGATTGGCACCGCCCCAAAGCTGTGCGTATTGGGGTATCTGGACCCAACACAGCACCTGCTAGAGATTGGAGGCACCAGCATCATG CCTGGGATTGCACCAAGTGCAAGCACAATACTCACAAGTGTGAAGTGTCTGAGCTTGAAAGTGTgttttggagccaatgatgccATGAAGGTGCCTGCCTTCCTGAAATGCTTCCCCAATGTCGAGGCGCTGCATATTATG CATTTGCAGTCTGCAAAATGTGATGAACCCGCTGACAAGCTCAACCTCAAGTTCTGGCAAGAGGTTGGTCCCATCAGAAGTGTTGTGTTGTGCGTCAAGGTGATGACAATCTGTGAGTTTCGAGGGGGGCAACATGAGCTGGCCTTCCTCCAGTTCATCTACCAGAATGCGCGGGTGCTGAACTTTAGTGCAATCGTCTCAGCCAATGTAAGGGTCACTGGAATTTCAGCCAACCAGATATTTTCCATTGTTCAGAATATGGATAGTTCAAGATGGGCTCGTAACTTTAATCTGGCTATCTTGGGGAGCAAGGGTCCTGAAGGAGGTAGACCCTGGAAGTTTCAACGAGGAGCAAATTTTTCTAATGACGACCCTTTTGCTCCAGTTAAATCATGA
- the LOC101761804 gene encoding putative FBD-associated F-box protein At5g22720 isoform X3, translated as MASCAPFPNLDRTSAADLRDTEHLLSYICSCVPDPPVSTTARLVARRGAAASKDGVDRISGLSDALLRDIVSRLPFKDAARTSVLATRWRRVWLAAPLAVADAHLLDHWPPAPADAPAVTAAVSGALAAHPGPFRCAHLVSTRMDAYQPQLKRWLRILAAKGVQELVLVNRPGPREVPLPDTLFRIANLTCLYIGFWKFPHASHLQGASFPNLRELGICSVVVKDGDIDSLVARSPLLEILNIQGSMKGLCLVGQSLRCVQICASMVESITLVSTPCLERLILWEVRASPNPASGLRTRIKIGTAPKLCVLGYLDPTQHLLEIGGTSIMPGIAPSASTILTSVKCLSLKVCFGANDAMKVPAFLKCFPNVEALHIMHLQSAKCDEPADKLNLKFWQEVGPIRSVVLCVKVMTICEFRGGQHELAFLQFIYQNARVLNFSAIVSANGPEGGRPWKFQRGANFSNDDPFAPVKS; from the exons atggccagCTGCGCGCCATTCCCCAACCTGGACCGCACGTCGGCGGCCGACCTGCGGGACACGGAGCACCTCCTGTCGTACATCTGCAGCTGCGTCCCCGACCCGCCCgtctccaccaccgcccgcctcgtcgcccgccgcggcgccgccgcctccaaggACGGCGTCGACCGCATCAGCGGCCTCTCCGACGCGCTCCTCCGCGACATCGTCTCCCGCCTCCCCTTCAAGGACGCCGCGCGCACCTCCGTGCTCGCCACGCGCTGGCGCCGGGTCTGGCTCGCGGCGCCGCTAGCCGTCGCCGACGCCCACCTCCTGGACCACTGGCCCCCGGCGCCCGCCGACGCgcccgccgtcaccgccgccgtgtCGGGCGCCCTCGCCGCGCACCCGGGCCCCTTCCGCTGCGCCCACCTCGTCTCCACCCGCATGGACGCGTACCAGCCCCAGCTCAAGCGCTGGCTCCGCATCCTCGCCGCCAAGGGCGTCCAGGAGCTCGTCCTCGTCAACCGCCCCGGCCCGCGGGAGGTGCCCCTCCCCGACACGCTCTTCCGGATCGCCAACCTCACCTGCCTCTACATTGGCTTCTGGAAGTTCCCGCACGCGTCGCACCTCCAAGGCGCCTCCTTCCCCAACCTCCGCGAGCTCGGCATCTGCAGCGTCGTCGTCAAGGACGGGGACATCGACTCCCTCGTCGCCAGGAGCCCCCTCCTGGAGATCCTCAACATCCAAGGAAGCATGAAGGGGTTGTGTCTCGTCGGCCAGAGCCTCCGGTGCGTGCAGATCTGCGCTTCCATGGTGGAGAGCATCACCTTGGTGAGCACCCCGTGTCTCGAGCGGCTTATCCTGTGGGAAGTCCGGGCATCTCCCAACCCAGCCAGTGGCTTGCGCACCAGGATCAAGATTGGCACCGCCCCAAAGCTGTGCGTATTGGGGTATCTGGACCCAACACAGCACCTGCTAGAGATTGGAGGCACCAGCATCATG CCTGGGATTGCACCAAGTGCAAGCACAATACTCACAAGTGTGAAGTGTCTGAGCTTGAAAGTGTgttttggagccaatgatgccATGAAGGTGCCTGCCTTCCTGAAATGCTTCCCCAATGTCGAGGCGCTGCATATTATG CATTTGCAGTCTGCAAAATGTGATGAACCCGCTGACAAGCTCAACCTCAAGTTCTGGCAAGAGGTTGGTCCCATCAGAAGTGTTGTGTTGTGCGTCAAGGTGATGACAATCTGTGAGTTTCGAGGGGGGCAACATGAGCTGGCCTTCCTCCAGTTCATCTACCAGAATGCGCGGGTGCTGAACTTTAGTGCAATCGTCTCAGCCAAT GGTCCTGAAGGAGGTAGACCCTGGAAGTTTCAACGAGGAGCAAATTTTTCTAATGACGACCCTTTTGCTCCAGTTAAATCATGA
- the LOC101761804 gene encoding F-box/FBD/LRR-repeat protein At1g16930 isoform X2, which yields MASCAPFPNLDRTSAADLRDTEHLLSYICSCVPDPPVSTTARLVARRGAAASKDGVDRISGLSDALLRDIVSRLPFKDAARTSVLATRWRRVWLAAPLAVADAHLLDHWPPAPADAPAVTAAVSGALAAHPGPFRCAHLVSTRMDAYQPQLKRWLRILAAKGVQELVLVNRPGPREVPLPDTLFRIANLTCLYIGFWKFPHASHLQGASFPNLRELGICSVVVKDGDIDSLVARSPLLEILNIQGSMKGLCLVGQSLRCVQICASMVESITLVSTPCLERLILWEVRASPNPASGLRTRIKIGTAPKLCVLGYLDPTQHLLEIGGTSIMPGIAPSASTILTSVKCLSLKVCFGANDAMKVPAFLKCFPNVEALHIMSAKCDEPADKLNLKFWQEVGPIRSVVLCVKVMTICEFRGGQHELAFLQFIYQNARVLNFSAIVSANVRVTGISANQIFSIVQNMDSSRWARNFNLAILGSKGPEGGRPWKFQRGANFSNDDPFAPVKS from the exons atggccagCTGCGCGCCATTCCCCAACCTGGACCGCACGTCGGCGGCCGACCTGCGGGACACGGAGCACCTCCTGTCGTACATCTGCAGCTGCGTCCCCGACCCGCCCgtctccaccaccgcccgcctcgtcgcccgccgcggcgccgccgcctccaaggACGGCGTCGACCGCATCAGCGGCCTCTCCGACGCGCTCCTCCGCGACATCGTCTCCCGCCTCCCCTTCAAGGACGCCGCGCGCACCTCCGTGCTCGCCACGCGCTGGCGCCGGGTCTGGCTCGCGGCGCCGCTAGCCGTCGCCGACGCCCACCTCCTGGACCACTGGCCCCCGGCGCCCGCCGACGCgcccgccgtcaccgccgccgtgtCGGGCGCCCTCGCCGCGCACCCGGGCCCCTTCCGCTGCGCCCACCTCGTCTCCACCCGCATGGACGCGTACCAGCCCCAGCTCAAGCGCTGGCTCCGCATCCTCGCCGCCAAGGGCGTCCAGGAGCTCGTCCTCGTCAACCGCCCCGGCCCGCGGGAGGTGCCCCTCCCCGACACGCTCTTCCGGATCGCCAACCTCACCTGCCTCTACATTGGCTTCTGGAAGTTCCCGCACGCGTCGCACCTCCAAGGCGCCTCCTTCCCCAACCTCCGCGAGCTCGGCATCTGCAGCGTCGTCGTCAAGGACGGGGACATCGACTCCCTCGTCGCCAGGAGCCCCCTCCTGGAGATCCTCAACATCCAAGGAAGCATGAAGGGGTTGTGTCTCGTCGGCCAGAGCCTCCGGTGCGTGCAGATCTGCGCTTCCATGGTGGAGAGCATCACCTTGGTGAGCACCCCGTGTCTCGAGCGGCTTATCCTGTGGGAAGTCCGGGCATCTCCCAACCCAGCCAGTGGCTTGCGCACCAGGATCAAGATTGGCACCGCCCCAAAGCTGTGCGTATTGGGGTATCTGGACCCAACACAGCACCTGCTAGAGATTGGAGGCACCAGCATCATG CCTGGGATTGCACCAAGTGCAAGCACAATACTCACAAGTGTGAAGTGTCTGAGCTTGAAAGTGTgttttggagccaatgatgccATGAAGGTGCCTGCCTTCCTGAAATGCTTCCCCAATGTCGAGGCGCTGCATATTATG TCTGCAAAATGTGATGAACCCGCTGACAAGCTCAACCTCAAGTTCTGGCAAGAGGTTGGTCCCATCAGAAGTGTTGTGTTGTGCGTCAAGGTGATGACAATCTGTGAGTTTCGAGGGGGGCAACATGAGCTGGCCTTCCTCCAGTTCATCTACCAGAATGCGCGGGTGCTGAACTTTAGTGCAATCGTCTCAGCCAATGTAAGGGTCACTGGAATTTCAGCCAACCAGATATTTTCCATTGTTCAGAATATGGATAGTTCAAGATGGGCTCGTAACTTTAATCTGGCTATCTTGGGGAGCAAGGGTCCTGAAGGAGGTAGACCCTGGAAGTTTCAACGAGGAGCAAATTTTTCTAATGACGACCCTTTTGCTCCAGTTAAATCATGA
- the LOC101762221 gene encoding BTB/POZ and MATH domain-containing protein 2, producing the protein MASSQGPVSTTASTCTPETARGRHTFKISGYSLHKGLGAGKFIRSATFYVGGHGWSIRYYPDGHTGKDGSKDFICVYLELMAEKGCCAAAAVVRAVYDLRLVDQLTEESKVIFKPVTPRAFSGESPAWGSRWFMRRTELEASTYLREDRIVIECNVTVIVAKPEGEPQAIGEVQAPPSDLSADFGKLLQIGESADVVFKVQDETFRAHRIVLAVRSPVFKAELYGPLKDNKNSGIILVEDIHPVVFKALLHFMYTDSLPAMHDLDGDENKEIIKHLFVAADRYGMERMKLVCASILSKRLDVESVSDTLALADRHSCSKLKDTCIQFIISSNSMDEVVASRGYKELKRVCPAATVELWEQASKSQKIVYAEQRERVVDELD; encoded by the coding sequence ATGGCGTCATCGCAGGGTCCTGTGAGCACGACAGCGTCGACGTGCACGCCGGAGACGGCGCGCGGCCGGCACACGTTCAAGATCTCCGGGTACAGCCTGCACAAGGGCCTCGGCGCCGGCAAGTTCATCCGCTCCGCCACCTTCTACGTCGGCGGCCACGGCTGGAGCATCCGCTACTACCCCGACGGGCACACCGGCAAGGACGGCAGCAAGGATTTCATCTGCGTCTACCTCGAGCTCATGGCGGAGAAGGGCtgctgcgccgctgccgccgtggtGCGGGCGGTCTACGACCTGAGGCTGGTGGACCAGCTCACCGAGGAATCGAAGGTCATCTTCAAGCCGGTGACGCCGAGGGCGTTCAGCGGCGAGAGCCCGGCCTGGGGCTCCCGGTGGTTCATGCGGCGGACGGAGCTGGAGGCGTCGACGTACCTGCGAGAGGATCGCATCGTGATCGAGTGCAACGTCACCGTCATTGTCGCAAAGCCGGAGGGTGAACCCCAGGCAATAGGTGAGGTTCAAGCACCGCCATCGGACTTGTCGGCCGATTTCGGGAAGTTGCTGCAGATAGGGGAGAGTGCTGATGTGGTGTTCAAGGTCCAAGATGAGACTTTCCGTGCGCACAGGATCGTGCTCGCGGTGCGCTCACCGGTGTTCAAGGCGGAGCTCTACGGACCATTGAAAGACAATAAGAACAGTGGGATCATACTAGTTGAAGATATACATCCTGTTGTTTTCAAAGCGTTGCTTCACTTCATGTACACGGATTCCTTACCGGCAATGCATGATCTTGATGGGGATGAGAACAAAGAAATCATCAAGCATTTATTTGTGGCTGCGGACAGATATGGCATGGAAAGGATGAAGTTGGTGTGTGCAAGCATCCTTAGCAAGAGGCTTGATGTTGAGAGTGTGTCGGACACCTTAGCTCTAGCTGACCGGCATAGTTGCAGTAAGCTCAAAGATACCTGTATTCAATTCATCATCTCTTCAAATAGCATGGATGAAGTGGTAGCAAGCCGAGGATACAAGGAACTCAAAAGAGTATGTCCTGCTGCCACCGTGGAATTATGGGAGCAAGCATCAAAGTCACAAAAGATTGTGTATGCTGAGCAGCGTGAACGCGTCGTAGATGAGCTAGATTAA